From the Quercus lobata isolate SW786 chromosome 6, ValleyOak3.0 Primary Assembly, whole genome shotgun sequence genome, one window contains:
- the LOC115950174 gene encoding pectinesterase 2-like, whose translation MVATYGTPNVTVATDGSGNFGTISEAISQIPVNRNDPYVVLIKAGTYNEAIFIGQNKSNLVLIGEDISANDVLVKGIGFVNYVGPDGGQAVALRLAGDRIALYQCSIQGYQDTLLTAYGIHFFRECDIYGTVDFIFGFAHVVFQNCNIYLRKRSNSGNLLVITAQGRGKVNDTNGIVLHNCTIKADKDLEPYLNQTRAYLGRPWYNCSQTIVMESFLDKLIDPEGWLESGDKKALSTLNYIEYANRGPGANTKGRVQWPGYHIAKNSEEVKPYTVENFINGTIWLPSSGIPFVPGLIG comes from the exons ATGGTTGCCACTTATGGCACTCCCAATGTCACAGTTGCCACTGATGGCAGTGGTAACTTTGGTACAATCAGCGAAGCCATCTCACAGATACCAGTTAATAGAAATGATCCATATGTGGTTTTAATAAAAGCAGGAACATACAATGAAGCCATTTTTATAGGACAAAATAAGTCAAATTTAGTCCTCATTGGAGAAG ATATTAGTGCCAACGATGTGTTGGTCAAAGGCATCGGATTTGTGAATTATGTAGGACCCGATGGTGGCCAAGCTGTGGCACTTAGATTAGCCGGTGACAGAATTGCACTTTATCAATGTTCTATACAAGGATACCAAGATACATTGTTGACTGCATATGGCATTCACTTCTTCCGCGAATGTGATATCTATGGCACAGTAGATTTCATATTTGGATTCGCACATGTTGTCTTCCAAAACTGTAACATTTATCTGAGAAAACGCTCAAACTCAGGCAACTTACTTGTGATTACAGCCCAAGGTCGTGGAAAGGTCAATGACACAAATGGAATAGTGCTACACAATTGCACTATTAAGGCTGACAAAGATCTTGAACCCTACCTAAACCAAACCAGAGCTTACTTAGGGAGGCCATGGTATAACTGTTCTCAAACCATTGTAATGGAAAGTTTTCTTGATAAGTTGATAGACCCTGAAGGGTGGCTTGAGAGTGGTGATAAGAAAGCATTGTCCACACTAAATTACATAGAATATGCCAACCGTGGCCCAGGAGCTAATACTAAAGGAAGGGTTCAATGGCCTGGGTATCATATTGCCAAAAACTCTGAAGAAGTGAAACCCTATACTGTTGAAAACTTTATCAATGGAACTATTTGGCTACCAAGTTCGGGAATTCCTTTTGTTCCCGGTCTAATAGGATAG
- the LOC115950175 gene encoding uncharacterized protein LOC115950175, whose protein sequence is MADDVTSILEKMKLTSEEEEVIEIPEEGRKEGMESCALSLIGKFLTCRSFNRKAAITTLKRAWGLEEGLQMIEVGTNLFQLKFQTEFEMDRVFKGGPWSFDNQVLLLTRWKAGMMANNVRFDSVALWVQIWGTPFDLVSPKIVEIVGSRLGSVVEVEKKQRVEGQSYFMRVKVAIPIAKPIRRGAFLAGSDGKSHWVTFKYERLPLFCHFCGLLGHDLRHCALYFAATKNDEEVFCQYGDWLKAMGNRTRSPSRRINDREEVRVEVDRRKERSWQVSPAVVTGNSEEAVHCQVQVSVAASMQTTAENPKEVDEVDTEKSGLATDSMQADIVLDAKRADVEEHKSGAVILNLDIQLTYNSMPNLNTWTENEVKSATMNEE, encoded by the coding sequence ATGGCAGACGATGTTACGAGTATTTTGGAGAAGATGAAGTTGACTTCAGAGGAGGAAGAGGTCATCGAGATTCCAGAGGAAGGGCGCAAAGAAGGGATGGAGAGTTGTGCACTTAGTTTGATTGGAAAGTTTCTCACTTGTCGGTCGTTTAATAGGAAGGCAGCCATAACTACGTTGAAAAGAGCATGGGGTTTGGAGGAAGGTTTGCAGATGATAGAAGTGGGAACAAATCTTTTTCAACTCAAGTTTCAAACTGAGTTTGAGATGGATCGGGTGTTTAAGGGAGGGCCGTGGTCCTTTGATAATCAGGTTTTGTTGTTGACTCGTTGGAAAGCGGGGATGATGGCAAATAATGTTAGGTTTGATTCAGTTGCTCTTTGGGTGCAAATTTGGGGCACCCCGTTTGATTTGGTGTCGCCTaaaattgtagaaattgtgGGAAGTAGATTAGGTTCAGTGGTAGAGGTTGAGAAAAAACAGAGGGTTGAGGGACAGAGTTACTTTATGAGAGTCAAGGTTGCTATTCCAATAGCAAAACCAATCCGGCGAGGGGCTTTCTTGGCTGGTTCTGATGGCAAGAGTCACTGGGTCACGTTCAAATATGAGCGCCTCCCTTtgttttgtcacttttgtggtttGCTCGGCCATGACTTAAGGCATTGTGCTCTCTATTTCGCAGCAACCAAGAACGATGAGGAGGTTTTTTGTCAATATGGGGACTGGCTTAAGGCCATGGGAAATCGGACTAGATCTCCTTCTCGTAGGATAAACGACAGGGAAGAGGTTAGAGTGGAGGTGGACCGACGAAAGGAAAGGTCTTGGCAAGTCAGTCCGGCTGTAGTCACTGGAAACAGCGAAGAGGCAGTCCATTGTCAGGTACAAGTTTCGGTGGCTGCTTCCATGCAGACGACGGCTGAAAACCCTAAGGAAGTTGATGAAGTGGACACCGAGAAATCAGGACTAGCTACGGATTCCATGCAAGCTGATATCGTATTGGATGCAAAACGTGCTGACGTGGAGGAGCATAAGTCTGGGGCAGTAATTTTAAACCTGGATATTCAGCTAACATACAATAGCATGCCTAATTTAAATACGTGGACTGAGAATGAAGTTAAAAGTGCTACTATGAATGAGGAGTAA
- the LOC115950177 gene encoding uncharacterized protein LOC115950177, with translation MSVFQLPRKLCDELNSMCARFWWGQVGDERKIHWKRWDKLSIPKKEGGMGFWDLRDFNLAMLAKQGWRLIQGNDSLLYRCFKARYFPRTSFLEAKESPGCSYVWRSILAALPILRSGSCWRVGNGSSISVVGDRWLPNHPTNKILYPRHELIGDLAVSDLIDPEL, from the coding sequence ATGAGTGTGTTCCAGCTTCCTAGGAAGCTCTGTGATGAATTGAATAGCATGTGTGCCAGATTCTGGTGGGGTCAAGTGGGTGATGaaagaaaaatccattggaAGAGGTGGGATAAGCTGTCAATTCCAAAGAAGGAGGGTGGTATGGGTTTTTGGGACTTGAGAGATTTTAATTTAGCCATGTTGGCTAAACAGGGTTGGCGTTTGATCCAAGGGAATGACTCTTTGCTATACAGGTGTTTCAAAGCAAGATATTTCCCTCGGACTTCGTTTCTAGAGGCCAAAGAATCGCCTGGGTGTTCCTATGTGTGGAGAAGTATATTGGCTGCCTTGCCTATTCTTAGATCGGGTTCTTGTTGGAGAGTTGGTAATGGGTCTTCTATAAGTGTTGTAGGGGATAGGTGGCTTCCTAACCATCCCACTAATAAAATTCTGTACCCAAGACATGAGCTGATTGGAGATTTAGCAGTATCTGATTTGATTGATCCAGAATTATAG
- the LOC115950178 gene encoding uncharacterized protein LOC115950178: protein MQNISDQWQPPPPDVYKLNFDAAVFSGLNRTGIGTIIRNDKGEVMVAMSAIGSSAENSEEAELMACRRSLEFAIDAGFSSLIIEGDNANAIQAISSSLPNNSYLGCVVDDIRHLIHGLYWARTNQIRRGANTVAHVLAQFARDLDEDLVWIEDSPPPALAALFHDISLL from the coding sequence ATGCAAAATATTTCTGATCAGTGGCAACCTCCACCGCCGGATGTTTACAAGCTAAACTTTGATGCTGCTGTGTTTTCGGGGCTGAACAGAACAGGTATAGGTACCATTATTCGAAATGATAAGGGGGAGGTTATGGTTGCAATGTCTGCTATTGGATCAagtgcagaaaacagtgaagaAGCTGAGTTGATGGCCTGTAGAAGATCGTTGGAGTTTGCTATTGATGCTGGGTTTTCAAGTTTGATAATTGAGGGTGATAATGCTAATGCCATTCAAGCCATTTCTTCGTCTCTCCCTAACAATTCTTATCTTGGATGTGTGGTGGATGATATTCGCCACTTGATACATGGGTTATATTGGGCTAGGACTAATCAGATTAGGAGGGGAGCGAATACAGTGGCACATGTTCTTGCCCAATTTGCTAGAGATTTAGATGAGGATTTAGTTTGGATTGAGGATTCTCCTCCACCCGCTTTGGCAGCTTTGTTTCATGATATTTCGTTATTATAA